The nucleotide window CATCGCTTTAGATTGCACCCTTTTGCGgaccaaaacaaaataaaaaagaatcaaaTAAGAAATGGCCCAAATTTTCAGAAACTAGACAGCTATGAACTGGTTATTATTCTTTTGGCTTGAAATGTGATATTCTAAATCTAAACTAGTCTAATCTACGAGGGATTGATTTGGGTGCAAGCAGGCGGACACACCTGCCTTTTGCCAAACTGACCTAAATAAGACATCTTAGGGGAAGTTTTGACAGGAATTGAATTTGTCACCTGTTAGCTTTGGCACCGGTATTGGATTTGTAAAATAGCATTCAAATGCAAATTAGAAAACTAACAGAAATGAACGGATATTACTGCAGATTTATAAATCTCTCTCTTGCCCTCTCTCTTTCGAAAACTACCTCTGATCGGGGGTTGTTAATCCCATCTCTTCCCAGACAACGATATGAGCTGCCAACAAATGAAAGATTAAGAGAGATCAATCACCCCGTAGCAGTAACTTAACAAGCATATAGATTATAGAGTTATAGAGGCTACATAAGATACTTCTAGTCCCCAAAAATAAAGATTTTACAGACAAACCATATATCAAAGCATAAATATGCGGAGAAAACAGCGGCTAAGTTCCCATCTTCAGCGATCATGTTAGAGTTCTATCCCTGGGAATTAAAGCTCTACAACATACTTCAGATCATTTCAATTAAAGATCCTGAGTTTCAATGAAACATTAAAATATTTGACTCTATTTGTTGTGCTCTATGAAATTTTAACAAATATGTGCGAGTTGTAACACGTCGTGGTTCATGATTGCCTAATCGAGCTACTTTCCTCCCCAGCCTAAGTATTTCCCAAACACAGTGCAAAGTGACCTTAGCAGTTAGCCGTTGGCGTGCTAATACAATTCACAGTTATGAAAAACAAGGTCAAGCTATCTCAGTTTCAATTCAAATTGAAGGAGTGAAGAAAAGGATTGTTGGCAACCAACCTGTCGAGCAACCTGAGCTAGTCGCCGGCTGTCCCAAGATAATTCATTTGTCGTTTGTGGCTGTTGTGCAACACATTCTTTCTCTTCCGTCCTCCTCTTAGCAGTGTTCTCTTCAAAGGCAGCAGTTTCACCAGGGTTTCTTGAGGAATTCTTGCGCTTCCTCTGGAAAGTGTACTTGAGAAGTCTGCTGTTGTCCACAAGACTAGGAGAACCATTTGATTGTTCTGATGCTCTCGCGTCTTTTAATTCAGTACTCATCAATGATGCACTTGTATCTTTTAATTCAGATTTCATCAATGATGCATTCACATGTATTAATTcagaattcatcaatgatacTTTGACAGTTTTTAACTCAGAGTTCATTAGTGATACATCAGCAGAACCAAGGTTGAGTGCAGAACTCGGAGCCTCTGAATTCTCCATAGCATCACTTTCCGTCATCAACACAGGCACATCTATCAACTCCATGTCCTTGTCTGCTGCATCTTGGACAGCTCCAGATCTATTGATCCCCTTCATGCTCACATTGACACTAGCTGACCCTGATATAGGATCCACATGACTTCCAATTAATGTCAACCCAGGATCCAGACGAGGCAATGGCTTCATCTTAGCCTCATTTTCAGTTGTGTTTGGTTGATCTTCCCAAGATTTCAAACCACCATGATGTAAATATGCAAAAGTCCTGCAGCGGGAAAGAACAGAAGACGGCTGATCAGTACTCGTGAGTGAGGTTGTAATGCCATCCTTacttttcattttcctttttctttttccct belongs to Malus sylvestris chromosome 17, drMalSylv7.2, whole genome shotgun sequence and includes:
- the LOC126612222 gene encoding uncharacterized protein LOC126612222 isoform X2 — translated: MREDTSFSDNPTPEPIILSPSGSGHETVPTSGPMNIEVNRGIEHKFFNEMKQSEQLSVPELDKFYAPDSDLASIIMSRKEPELLRNGCTQRIRAFERSLIDEKVLPSGYVDNHNSPGKNELVIKEIDEEERCNSPSFSDNSMEVVNGLSVGKTKSHAKVHTLRRRKTRFGKSKTSRRCRPSELVKSHQPNFVQSHCRIYSLNGNDGSPKEACILPSIKTENVAMTRSSSELEESLQHSSCYFMDIVKNIPKGKRKRKMKSKDGITTSLTSTDQPSSVLSRCRTFAYLHHGGLKSWEDQPNTTENEAKMKPLPRLDPGLTLIGSHVDPISGSASVNVSMKGINRSGAVQDAADKDMELIDVPVLMTESDAMENSEAPSSALNLGSADVSLMNSELKTVKVSLMNSELIHVNASLMKSELKDTSASLMSTELKDARASEQSNGSPSLVDNSRLLKYTFQRKRKNSSRNPGETAAFEENTAKRRTEEKECVAQQPQTTNELSWDSRRLAQVARQLISLSGKRWD